The Deltaproteobacteria bacterium genome has a segment encoding these proteins:
- a CDS encoding amino acid racemase has product MKRIGIIGGIGPESTVDYYKLIIGAFHERRADSGYPEIIIYSADLTSIMKILEAKDWGGLTDWLLEKVASLYRAGAEFAVIGSNTPHIVFDQVSSRSPIPMLSIIEETRRNAQKRGFKKLGLLGTRFTMESDFFKKPFGDHGMAVVVPEKEDQELIHHRLFSEIELGIIKDSTREELLYIVKKMIDSHSIDALILGCTELPLILNQDQFGIPFLNTTAIHAESIVNYCIKPSAPF; this is encoded by the coding sequence ATGAAAAGAATTGGAATCATCGGTGGTATCGGCCCGGAATCGACCGTGGACTACTATAAATTGATTATCGGCGCTTTTCATGAAAGGCGGGCAGATTCAGGCTACCCGGAAATCATCATTTACAGTGCCGATTTAACCAGTATTATGAAAATACTCGAAGCAAAAGACTGGGGAGGCCTTACGGATTGGCTGCTGGAGAAAGTGGCCTCGTTATACAGGGCCGGTGCCGAATTTGCCGTCATCGGCTCCAATACGCCCCATATCGTGTTCGATCAGGTAAGTTCAAGATCTCCCATACCCATGCTGAGCATTATTGAAGAAACACGCAGGAATGCCCAAAAAAGGGGCTTCAAGAAACTGGGTTTGTTGGGCACAAGGTTTACTATGGAATCGGACTTTTTTAAGAAGCCTTTTGGAGACCACGGCATGGCGGTCGTCGTTCCGGAGAAGGAAGACCAGGAGCTTATTCATCATAGGTTGTTTTCTGAAATTGAATTGGGAATTATAAAGGATTCAACCAGGGAAGAGCTACTGTACATAGTTAAAAAAATGATCGACAGCCATTCTATTGATGCCCTGATCCTTGGCTGTACCGAGTTACCTTTAATACTCAACCAGGACCAGTTCGGCATTCCCTTCTTAAATACAACAGCTATTCACGCGGAAAGTATTGTGAACTATTGTATTAAGCCCTCAGCCCCTTTTTAA
- a CDS encoding ribonuclease D — protein MRDGNSFSYEWIETPRQLKGVVPILGQAKIIGVDLEADSLYHYFEKVCLLQMATESTSYVLDPLAIRDLSALTSVFSNPGIRKVFHGADYDIRSLYRDFRIEVNNLFDTQMACQFLGLQETGLEALLRIRFQVELNKKFQRADWSQRPLSPEMVEYAAMDGRYLIPLAHILEKELDEKGRLSWVEEECRFMTKVRFTPPNHDPLYLKVKGAALLDQRSLAVLEALLEFRDAQAQKSDLPPFKVLGNEPLLALAMKKPLSLEEMETGKTLSRKQIDRYGTRLVREIRRAMALPDEDLPNYPRQARPDLPSAVRKRIKALKNWRELRAKDLKMEPGILMNNALINALVLKNPGSLKEMEEIPGLKGWFKNHFGPEILTVQTD, from the coding sequence ATGCGGGATGGAAACAGCTTTTCGTATGAATGGATAGAAACCCCCCGGCAATTGAAAGGGGTGGTCCCGATTCTGGGTCAGGCCAAAATCATCGGGGTCGACCTGGAAGCCGACTCGTTGTACCACTACTTCGAAAAGGTCTGCCTTTTGCAGATGGCCACGGAATCCACCTCTTATGTCCTGGATCCTTTGGCCATCAGGGATCTTTCCGCCTTAACTTCCGTTTTCTCCAATCCCGGGATCCGCAAGGTATTCCACGGAGCGGATTATGATATCCGTTCCCTGTACCGGGACTTTCGGATCGAGGTGAACAACCTCTTCGATACGCAAATGGCCTGTCAATTTCTGGGCCTCCAGGAAACCGGCCTGGAGGCGCTGCTGCGAATCCGGTTCCAGGTGGAGTTGAACAAAAAATTTCAGCGGGCCGATTGGTCCCAAAGACCCTTATCCCCGGAAATGGTGGAATATGCAGCCATGGACGGCAGGTACCTGATTCCCCTGGCCCATATACTGGAAAAAGAACTGGACGAGAAGGGCCGCCTGTCCTGGGTGGAGGAAGAATGCCGATTCATGACCAAGGTCCGCTTCACACCGCCCAACCATGATCCGTTATACCTGAAAGTAAAAGGGGCGGCTCTCCTGGATCAAAGGAGTCTTGCCGTTCTGGAGGCTTTGCTGGAATTCCGGGATGCCCAGGCCCAAAAGTCGGATCTTCCTCCCTTCAAGGTGCTTGGTAACGAACCTCTGCTGGCATTGGCCATGAAGAAACCTTTGAGCCTGGAAGAAATGGAAACCGGGAAAACCTTGAGCCGGAAGCAAATTGACCGATACGGAACGCGCCTGGTGCGGGAAATTCGCCGGGCCATGGCCCTTCCCGATGAAGATCTTCCGAATTATCCCCGGCAGGCCAGGCCGGATTTACCATCGGCCGTACGCAAAAGGATCAAAGCCCTAAAAAACTGGCGGGAGTTGCGGGCCAAAGATTTGAAGATGGAACCCGGAATCCTGATGAATAACGCCCTGATCAATGCCCTGGTGTTGAAAAATCCCGGATCCCTAAAAGAGATGGAAGAGATTCCGGGCCTGAAAGGATGGTTTAA